From Anopheles darlingi chromosome 2, idAnoDarlMG_H_01, whole genome shotgun sequence, the proteins below share one genomic window:
- the LOC125950545 gene encoding NTF2-related export protein: MASAQLDQAMRVKIDTACTTAEEFTKLYYESVDKKRHQMSRLYMDNGVVVWNGNGANGKEQIEKFFNDLPRTEHTISTLDAQPIVDDSVSTQMTFLVQVSGTARLKDGPLKPFQQTFMITAQGDKWRIVSDCFRLQDGIF, translated from the exons ATGGCCAGTGCACAATTAGATCAG GCGATGCGCGTGAAAATCGACACAGCGTGCACGACGGCGGAAGAGTTTACGAAGCTGTACTACGAAAGCGTAGACAAGAAGCGACAT CAAATGTCCAGGCTTTATATGGACAAcggagtggtggtgtggaaCGGGAACGGAGCAAACGGCAAGGAACAGATCGAAAAGTTCTTCAACGATCTACCCCGCACAGAGCACACCATCTCGACGCTCGATGCCCAACCGATCGTAGACGATTCCGTGTCCACCCAGATGACGTTCCTGGTACAAGTCTCGGGGACGGCACGGCTGAAAGACGGTCCACTAAAACCATTCCAGCAAACATTCATGATCACCGCCCAGGGCGACAAGTGGCGAATCGTGAGTGACTGTTTTCGACTACAGGATGGCATATTCTGA
- the LOC125950529 gene encoding uncharacterized protein LOC125950529: MTKKETVLRGKTPVTMLQEICMGKRVPTPTYQYLGESTSPLGPNVKTFQHKVLTMGQEAMGLGRSKQDSKHEAAWQMIRLLLDIPPDEDEREGVVSSGGTAEDAPLDVGIDKVSQVRDICVQRNFPLPEFELVRSYGPSHAPVFEFECRIRDIVRRGSHSTKKGAKQIACQEMIKTLQAMPVEETSLQLVTIDTAIAQDENDMEKVVQTYREYSQSDNKKRLGVSIAERYKFFQELPESRIAEALTVMANENETVREKCYRIPQALGLKYTMKEHDTNVTTTHGGYMGTFELNNSEYDCFIIGYGDELFYNVYRYFCNMLNYTQPPNVEEDLIKKSEPFIMTWMQFSELPEDGPTPRKRSRKC; this comes from the exons atgacgaaaaagGAGACTGTGTTGCGGGGCAAAACGCCGGTCACGATGCTGCAGGAGATCTGCATGGGCAAGCGAGTCCCAACGCCGACGTATCAGTACCTGGGTGAATCAACCTCCCCGCTCGGTCCGAATGTGAAAACCTTCCAGCACAAGGTCCTGACGATGGGCCAAGAAGCGATGGGGTTGGGCCGATCCAAGCAGGACTCTAAGCATGAGGCGGCCTGGCAGATGATACGCCTGCTGCTAGACATTCCGCCCGACGAGGATGAGCGTGAAGGGGTGGTCAGTTCCGGAGGCACGGCTGAAGATGCACCGCTGGATGTTGGGATCGACAAGGTGAGCCAGGTCCGGGATATCTGCGTGCAGCGCAACTTTCCCCTGCCCGAGTTCGAGCTGGTACGCAGCTACGGCCCATCGCATGCTCCGGTGTTTGAGTTCGAATGTCGCATCCGTGACATTGTACGCCGTGGTTCACACTCGACCAAGAAGGGCGCAAAGCAGATCGCATGCCAGGAAATGATCAAAACACTCCAGGCC ATGCCGGTGGAGGAAACCAGTTTACAGCTGGTCACGATCGATACGGCCATCGCGCAGGATGAGAACGACATGGAGAAAGTTGTACAGACGTACCGGGAGTACAGCCAATCGGACAACAAGAAACGGTTGGGTGTATCGATCGCGGAACGGTACAAGTTCTTCCAGGAGCTACCGGAATCGCGAATCGCCGAAGCTCTCACGGTGATGGCCAACGAAAACGAGACGGTGCGCGAAAAGTGCTATCGCATTCCGCAGGCCCTAGGCCTCAAATACACCATGAAGGAGCACGATACCAACGTTACGACGACTCACGGTGGATATATGGGTACTTTCGAGCTGAACAACTCGGAATACGATTGTTTCATCATCGGCTACGGAGACGAGCTGTTTTATAATGTGTATCGTTACTTCTGCAATATGTTAAATTATACACAG CCACCGAATGTGGAAGAAGATCTAATCAAGAAGAGCGAACCTTTTATCATGACTTGGATGCAATTCTCAGAGTTGCCTGAAGATGGACCTACTCCTAGAAAGAGATCACGCAAGTGTTGA
- the LOC125950508 gene encoding gastrulation defective protein 1 homolog — protein sequence MNRGKITFGKIKLNSAPSTATSQDEGKDSGTSASTESFGSFGRITELPTQSNPTDASVEKIAADLDNSKLQEVMGISGFGRKLAKQFDINEMVQRAKQNAPKPVVDHESINETAEKPSDDDGDDDDDDEDEDEDEVIGPVPTAAATTSKAAKSKHDSDDDEQDDENDNDDYDEDAPINKLPHSHEVEMRHGSKAIIALASDPSGVRLASGSMDYNVNFWDFSGMDKSMKSFRSLQPCENHPIRGLHYSFSGDMMLVVSGSSQAKVLDRDGFEKMECVKGDQYITDMSKTKGHIAGLTGGCWSPVRREEFLTSANDATLRTWVFAKTKEQRAVIKTRAQGGLKTNPTCCTYNREGTLIAAGCSDGSIQTWDTRKMFVHTTHCIRDAHTKGSDISSVLFSYAGFLLASRSTDETLKLWDMRAFRKPLHVFDGLFSRYDTTDCCFSPDDTMILTGESLPKGAQQAHLYVYDTKTFDQVAKLPITDSHIIRTLWHPKLNQIFIGCGNGVIRGLYDEKRSMRGAKLCVVRTHRRKKDSEIVSTTQIITPHALPMFRQEKTRSLRKKLEKERLDPVKSKRPDLPITSGQGGRVASSGGTLSSYVIRNLGLSKRVEDDQDPREAILKYAKEAAENPYWIAPAYSKTQPKPIFNNEDEPDAKKAKGE from the exons ATGAATCGAGGCAAAATAACCTTCGGTAAAATTAAGCTGAACTCAGCGCCATCCACAGCCACCAGCCAAGATGAAGGGAAGGATTCAG GTACATCAGCATCGACCGAATCATTCGGATCTTTCGGACGGATAACAGAGCTACCGACACAATCGAACCCTACCGATGCCTCGGTCGAGAAGATCGCGGCCGATCTGGATAACAGCAAGCTACAGGAGGTGATGGGTATATCAGGATTTGGCCGTAAGCTGGCCAAGCAATTCGACATCAACGAGATGGTACAGCGTGCTAAACAGAACGCTCCGAAACCGGTGGTAGATCATGAGAGTATTAACGAGACAGCAGAAAAACCctccgatgacgacggcgacgatgatgatgatgatgaggatgaggacgaggacgaggtgaTCGGCCCAGTACCTAccgctgcagcaacaacatcaaaagCAGCTAAAAGCAAACACGattccgatgacgacgagcaggACGATgagaatgataatgatgattacgACGAGGATGCTCCGATTAACAAACTACCACATTCGCATGAAGTCGAGATGCGGCACGGATCGAAAGCGATCATAGCGCTTGCTAGCGACCCGTCCGGTGTGCGTTTGGCATCCGGTTCGATGGATTATAATGTGAACTTTTGGGACTTTTCCGGCATGGACAAATCGATGAAGAGCTTCCGGTCGCTGCAGCCATGCGAGAACCATCCGATCCGCGGTTTACACTATTCCTTCTCCGGTGATATGATGCTGGTCGTGTCGGGTAGCTCCCAGGCCAAGGTGCTGGATCGTGATGGGTTCGAGAAGATGGAGTGCGTCAAGGGTGACCAGTACATTACCGATATGTCCAAGACGAAGGGTCACATTGCGGGACTGACGGGTGGTTGCTGGAGCCCGGTACGTCGTGAGGAGTTCCTCACGAGTGCCAACGATGCCACATTGCGTACCTGGGTGTTTGCGAAGACGAAAGAGCAACGGGCGGTTATCAAAACCCGAGCGCAAGGTGGTCTCAAAACGAACCCGACATGCTGTACGTACAACCGCGAAGGGACACTGATAGCGGCCGGCTGTAGTGATGGATCGATACAAACGTGGGACACACGGAAGATGTTCGTCCACACGACGCACTGTATCCGGGATGCGCATACAAAGGGATCGGACATCTCATCCGTACTCTTCTCGTACGCCGGTTTCTTGCTGGCCTCCCGGTCCACTGACGAAACGCTGAAGCTGTGGGACATGCGAGCATTCCGGAAACCGTTGCACGTGTTCGACGGGTTGTTCAGTCGGTACGATACAACCGATTGTTGCTTCAGTCCCGATGATACGATGATACTGACCGGGGAATCGCTACCGAAGGGTGCCCAGCAGGCACATCTGTACGTGTACGATACCAAAACGTTCGATCAGGTGGCAAAACTTCCGATAACGGATTCGCATATCATCCGAACGTTGTGGCACCCGAAGTTGAATCAGATCTTTATCGGCTGTGGTAACGGAGTGATTCGTGGACTGTACGATGAAAAGCGCAGTATGCGGGGTGCGAAGCTGTGTGTCGTGCGTACACATCGACGGAAGAAGGACTCCGAGATCGTCAGTACGACGCAGATCATCACGCCACATGCGCTACCGATGTTCCGCCAGGAGAAAACACGTTCCCTTCGCAAGAAACTCGAAAAGGAACGGTTGGATCCGGTGAAGTCGAAGCGTCCCGATCTACCGATCACCAGTGGACAAGGTGGACGTGTGGCTAGTTCCGGTGGTACACTTTCGTCGTACGTTATCCGTAATCTCGGGTTAAGCAAGCGTGTCGAGGATGATCAGGATCCGCGCGAGGCAATCCTCAAGTACGCGAAGGAGGCCGCCGAAAATCCGTACTGGATTGCGCCGGCATATTCGAAGACGCAACCCAAACCCATCTTCAACAACGAGGACGAACCGGATGCAAAGAAAGCGAAGGGAGAATAA